The window TGGAAATTTTTTAATCATTGAATGGTTCCGAATCACGTTTTCACCACACATTACTTGATGCATgagcattgttttttttttttttgtactttatacCCGTATCTCGTTGCCCCATGATTCTTGGAGATGATTTAATCACAATGCTCAAAGAAAACCTTTGTTGGAGTTTGTCAGCCTTCTTGTGCTACTGCTAAGGTGCTTGGTGGAATATTCTCCTGCATCTTTTTAGAGTGCTTGAACTAGTTTTCACTtacatatatgtacatattCGACTGTACATGTGTGCTgagatattttgtttttataggGCTTGTTATGGTGTGTTGAGATTTGTCATGGAGAGTGGTGCAAAGGGATGTGAGGTATGCCTTAGTACACTATTTTCCTTTCGGACAATTATTGAAGCCATTGTTGTCAGGGTGTTAGAATGGCTTCTGAAAATCTAATCTTTCACATAGGTTATTGTGAGTGGAAAGCTCAGGGCAGCGCGTGCCAAGTCCATGAAGTTTAAGGATGGCTACATGATTTCCTCTGGTCAGCCCGTCAATGAGTACATTGATGCCGCTGTGAGGCACGTTCTTCTTAGACAGGTTAGGTTCCTCACCTGAACTTGTTTTGTTGCAAGTGAAGTGATCCcatgattttgtttctttttcttttcaatatgtAAAGTTAATTGTGTGTCTTTGCTCTCGCAACTGCAACAGGGTGTGCTTGGTATTAAGGTGAAGATCATGCTCGACTGGGATCCTAAGGGCAAGCAGGGACCAATGACTCCATTGCCTGATTTGGTGACCATCCACACCCCCAAGGAAGAACAATACCTTCCAGTTCCACCCGCAGCAATCGACATAGAGCCAGTTCCAGTTGCAGTAGCTTAAACGGAGTTTAGTTGTTGCGGTCTGTTTTTCCAAGACATTGTTATGTAGTATTATGTTAGCAAACAGGGTTTTGTTGAAATCAGTTGAggaaaattactattttgttgTTTGATCAACTCCTCTGATTTGCGTATTTCAGTTTTGTTcacattatttttgtttttaaatgagTGATAAATGCTGGTGAATTGCGTCTCTGTTATCTGTAGATTTCGTTTCGGTTACGGTGTTCTAGGAACTCCTTTGGTGCTTTCTATGCGCTGAGTTTTATGTGAATCTAGGGTGCGCTGGGATTTTGAATGTCGAAATTTGGGGCATCTTTTTGGGATTGAGCTTGCGTGGAGTTTAGGGGTTGGGAGATGTTAGTATGCAACATTTTGGTGAAGCTTGTGAGATGTGAGATGTTAGTATGTAACATACTCTGAACCGTTGATACTGATTGCTTTCATATTTCTTCAAGGAGTCGTGAGGAATACGTACCCTTCACCACTGCATCTTCTCGAGCATTTAAGGTTGTGATAAATTCTTCAACGGCGGGGAGAGGTTCTGACTTGGACTCCCTGCGGTGGAGGGCACCAACTCTGGGGAGTTTGTGTATCAATGATACACAAATCTTTGCAGATTGTTAGCAATTAATGTAACTCACTCATGTCGATAGTGAATTTCACATTAACTGATGGAcatgggtttaggttttaccAGTTAAATACAATCATGCATGTGTTGTTTTCATACGGCCGGTCAATTAGATTAGCTTAATTACAagtttattatattattttgggtAGGAATTAGACAATAAGCAGAAAGGCAAAGATATTAATTAATTGTACGAGGGGAGGTCACGAATTTTCCTTTTATGCAAGCCCTGATCGATCACTTTTTACCATTTCTTTTTCTAGCACTGAAATTCTATGCAGGCTTCCGTCCATATCATGGAAGCCAATTTGAGTTTTGGTCCCTCTTCACTAACTCTTGTGTTCTCTTTAGCAATTATACTCTCTCAACTGACAAAGCATCTGTATTGTATGATGTACGATTATTACACATTGCTCCACTGAGATTTTGTAGCATGTTTCATGGTGGCGTATACACTAGGTTTTCACTTTTGTCCATATGAAGATTTAACGTCTAAAAATCTCGATGTATAAAATACATCAGAACATAGTAGAATTTTCGCAATCCACGTAAAGCATATCTAATGTGTTGGGTAAGGGTTAGCcaaccaattttttttgtttttgttttgttttagtggtGAGGAGCTAGATGCTAGGCTTCTACCTGTTAAGTGGGTCTCATGCTGCTCAAAGTttgggaggcagattgtctgccctcatGTTTGGTTGCCTTTCCCATCCTCTcatattttgtgcggtcacgattaaactacatcaacattttatattcctattgttttttgtcttattctctctataaaaaaaatcaatataaaatgttgacgtggtttaaccgtgactgcgcaaaataggaggggatgggaaGGGCACCCAAACAGCAGGGCAGACACTCTGCCTCCCAAAGTTTGAGCCAAGGCTAGTTCGGTCTCGCAAAGTGCCTAGACTTTAAATTTCCGAAGTAAATTTTGTTGCTAGAAgtcgattttcaattttgaggCAAGATTAACAATTTGACTAGGTCATAAGCTCCCCTATTAGAGTCtttgaaggaagaaaaataaccTTATCAGATTGACATCATTGACAGGTCAGCTTCCAATTGCAGCAACTAGGAAACCCTAATAGAACGTGTGCAAGACAATTTGACGGCATGCCACTCGAGAGCATCTCACTTTTTACGACAGCAACATCGTGAGCAGAAAGGTTTGTAAGTTTTTGGAGCACCAAAGCAAGCACAAAACCCACATCTGCCCGAAAGTGAtaaaagattgaaaattgaCAGTGGGTTTTGTCCTCAATcccattttgtttttgtggaaATCCAAATTGGGGGAAAGAACCTTATCATGCAGAGACAGATAGATTGATATTCTGGTAATATATGGTGGGAAGCACCAAGCACGCCTCATCACTCAAATGTTACTGCTGGCCAAGAAGAGTCATGATACAAATTATTGGCTCACCTTTATTTTCTAACATATGttctttgtgtgtgtgtgtgtgtaatttaatgtttcttttgGTGGATTTGTAGATTAATACCAATTGTGTGTCATTGCTCATTATCTTCTAAGGTTTCTTCAAATGAAGTTCAAGATATTCTCATTGCAAAGTTCAAATGCATAATCTCATATCGTTTGTTTTGAAAGTATTGAAGTGTTTATATGTAATCAATTAAACGCATGATCATAGAGAAGTTTTTTGTCATATTAACGGTCATAATCTCATATTGTTTGTCTTGAAATAACATAACAAGTCAAATTATTCGAGGAAAAAAGATGAATTTTCAATTTGTATATAACATTATTCCATAACctaaagtgcttttgaaactccATGTGTTTATCAGAAACGATGCACGACAGTGTAGGATGGTTCCCacgaaaatctatgtgaaataGTTGCCAGCAGCTAACAGGTTTAATATCTCTTCAATAAAGTCATGTATGACCATATTCTACATAAGGTCAGTAAATTTAAGTACTCAATGTTTAAGTGAGAATTCTGTATAAATAAGCATATCCAACATCTCAAAAGATCCAAATCCCGCAGAGTAAAAAATTGCGCAGTAACTAGTATATTGCTTGAagataaacacacacacaagatataatatatatatatatatatattatcttcCTCTGAATACAAACTTTCAAATTGACCCTTTTCCATGGAAATATATTGAAATACAGAAAAGGTTTGACTTGGCGTGGGAACCAGTAAAGTACCTATTAGACTATGAAAGGTAAAGCCATTGGCTTAACCCTAAATCTAAATATATATGATTGTGAGCCGCCCTTACAATGAACAAAGACCACAACGCCTTATGGTGGTGGGTTTGATGCCAAAATATCTTTTGGTACCCTTGTCTCCCCATTAAGAGGTTTCAACTTTCGACCCAACAACACCCACACTTCCTTTTGGGATCCTTTGCCTACTCTGTGTATGAAAATGACCATTGTGCCCCTTCatgctaaaaaaattacaatttattttCGTTCAAACATGCGACATCTTTTAACATTAAAAAGAGAAGTACTGCTAAATCATGTACTAGTTAGTCTAGAGAAATGATACTTCGTTTACTTTTGTAATCTTAATCCTGGCGAAATTAACAAAGCTTGATTAGGGTAGGAATTAAACTATGGTGTAAAGATCACGGTGGCTTGCAGCTTCTAAGGAAAAACGTCACCAAAATATTAAAAGTGAATATGCAATTTGAGTCACCCTAAtggtttagaattttttttaagggttGGAATAAGGTGGTGTGATGAATATCTCAACATAAATTTTATAAGCCAAAGAAGAACTGATCCACACTTGTTCATATTTAATCTTATGAGCTTGTTTATCACGGCTTTTGTAGAGAGGAATCTATAACGATCTTTCTTCAAGTCCAGGTATAAAGACATGAAACGTTAACGTATAAATTAAGATCTAAAACACTGCAGTTCTCTTTGAGTATCTCCAGCAATTTTACATGTTTCAAGTTACCCTACTAGTTCTCTCAATTTCAAAATGGGAACTCCTGCTTGCAAATACGTACAGTAGTGAAAGGTTTTTAGCCTTTTGGTATAGTACGAAGGCAAATGGGTGATATGGTCATTTGAGACATGGCATGAAAGACATCAAATAATGCACAcacaagaataaacaaattaaagaagaaaaagaaacatgGGATCGATGAGATGATGAGGAAGAAGCTAATGAAAACCAAGTGTCAAATAGTGGGTATTCCACAAAAATAGCTTAGTGGAGTCACCCCACGCTCAATTGAAGACGCCTCCCCTCATCTATCTCTCCCACATTAGCAAATGCAGGACCATTATCTTCAAGTAGGAAATGTGATGTATCCAAAACACTATCACGTGACATTAccatatttattataatataaattgaTGAACGGCAAAATTACATTGACATCTAGTACTTCTAgagcatattaataaaaaaacgaatatatatatatatatatatatatatatatatatctgtgtgtgtatTACAATTTGAGTACAATAATGTCATCGCATTGGTCTTCGCATACATAGAAAATTTACTCATGCCAAACATGGATATGGGGGCCATCTACTCCATGAAATCCCTCTCAAGCTTTTGCTTAGTGGGACATGCTCACACCCCACTACGCAGGCCAATTTCATACTTGTGGGCAAATAATCAGAAGCAAACAAGCAAATGGATAACTCACCAACCCATCGGATGCACTCTCATAACATATTTTTGGGTGCGCAAAGAAACGTATGTTAGAACGTTTTGCAAAAGGTCATAATCCCAAGTGGGTCCTACGTTTGTGCTTTTGTCCCATACGATCTCGCCACGTGTAACTTTTGTACACTTGGCCGTGCCAACTGCGCTCCGACGCGTGCGTTTCGCTTCATGGGAGGGACACCAACTTTGGTATCCAGCACGTTTTATAATGACTGCAAATTACTTGGTGTACTGTTCGCATCACTATGTTTTTTCCTAGAACTTGCTCAATCCACCTCCTAATCCCACTCTTGATCCTATTTATCTGAATTTGAAGCTAACTCTTAATTCAATGTGGTTAACCTGTTATAACACTATTGTAATTTATTAACACACTATTTGAGAACATTTCACAATAACGAATAGAAATGCTTggattttgaccaaaaaaataaaaatagaaatgcTTGGACAAAATCCTTACAACAGAATTcagatttttatattttttttcgaaaaaaaaaaaaaagaagaagaaattttttatattgaaGGCATGGATTACATGCTAATTTTGTTTGTGGGAAGTGCAACATAAAGTTCGTGATATTGCTAGCTAGTGACAAAATCATTACCCGTGCTCGTCATAATCTACAGATTCTCCTGGTTTACCAATTACCAGTTACCAGTGCATAGATTTgatcttttatttgtttgtttgtttgtttatttatttgggtGCCTTCATAGTTTATAAAGTCTACTGTGCCACTATATAAAGCAGCTAACCCCCTTCCCTTTCTGTCATCCTGTACTGCAAGTGCAAACCCTCTCATTTCCTCTAAGTCCTATTCCAAACCCTAGTATTCTTGTCTTGGTTTTTGCTCTAATTTTCAAAAATGGGTGAGGCAGTTGAGTTTTTCCATACAAATGGTAATGGTTTCTGCAAGTTCAGTGAAAAATTTGATCCTAAAGCCGTAGTACTACTTAACGGTAGCAACCAcgtagagagagatagagatagtTCCTGGTACGAAGAAACCATCGACGACGACCTCAAA of the Pyrus communis chromosome 1, drPyrComm1.1, whole genome shotgun sequence genome contains:
- the LOC137733581 gene encoding small ribosomal subunit protein uS3x, whose protein sequence is MAAATQMSKKRKFVADGVFFAELNEVLTRELAEDGYSGVEVRVTPVRTEIIIRATRTQNVLGEKGRRIRELTSIVQKRFKFPENSVELYAEKVNNRGLCAIAQAESLRYKLLGGLAVRRACYGVLRFVMESGAKGCEVIVSGKLRAARAKSMKFKDGYMISSGQPVNEYIDAAVRHVLLRQGVLGIKVKIMLDWDPKGKQGPMTPLPDLVTIHTPKEEQYLPVPPAAIDIEPVPVAVA